In a single window of the Bactrocera dorsalis isolate Fly_Bdor chromosome 2, ASM2337382v1, whole genome shotgun sequence genome:
- the LOC105229881 gene encoding putative uncharacterized protein DDB_G0282129, protein MATLVQALLFVCLCYQNLWITYGATLSSLRISHPVKSQQRNNEYLPPFTTETEGIVEKSINYSSNTIRPPTAYQAQQANKVQQPTQQFASKNLSNPQQATKNLYTSYAAPASGSAPFLYSQPLAANQVPLPTLFPKSLVEHLSPAAQTPTQMQMQQLQQRQQEQQQQQHQHQQQQQQLQKQQQSLYTDYTKQLTSDLPLANTPLLMVEEPTSSLLTPSQNLTLEAARILASTLLEANGEAPLETPGLAPLSNPSALELPNKLNSTDVLILKSQKNAYIIPAPLAKDARNPTNARALYQMRDQLDKAYTINQFVFIIKPERINFLNKLV, encoded by the exons atg GCCACTCTTGTGCAAGCTTTACTGTTTGTGTGTCTGTGCTATCAGAATTTATGGATTACTTATGGCGCTACACTTTCCTCTCTCCGAATTAGTCATCCTGTGAAGTCGCAACaaagaaataatgaatatttacCACCCTTTACGACGGAGACGGAGGGTATTG TTGAGAAATCCATCAACTACAGTTCCAACACAATCCGACCACCTACCGCATACCAAGCACAGCAAGCGAACAAAGTCCAGCAGCCAACACAACAGTTTGCCAGCAAAAACTTAAGTAACCCACAGCAAGCCACAAAAAATCTCTACACTTCATATGCAGCACCGGCCTCCGGCTCGGCACCATTTTTATACTCGCAACCGCTGGCCGCTAATCAAGTTCCGTTGCCCACGCTCTTTCCCAAGTCCTTGGTGGAGCACCTCTCACCAGCTGCACAAACGCCAacacaaatgcaaatgcaacagctacaacaacgacaacaagaacagcagcagcagcagcatcagcatcagcaacagcaacagcagctacaaaaacaacagcaatcgTTATACACCGATTATACGAAGCAATTAACCAGCGATCTGCCACTCGCCAATACACCGTTGCTTATGGTCGAAGAGCCCACATCGTCCCTGCTGACGCCCAGTCAAAATCTCACCTTGGAGGCGGCGCGGATTTTAGCATCCACACTATTGGAAGCCAATGGTGAAGCGCCACTAGAAACACCTGGCCTGGCACCGCTGTCGAATCCAAGCGCTTTGGAACTACCAAATAAGCTTAACAGCACCGATGTTTTGATCTTGAAATCGCAGAAGAACGCCTACATCATACCAGCGCCGTTGGCCAAAG ATGCCAGAAACCCGACCAACGCACGAGCGCTCTACCAAATGCGTGATCAATTGGACAAGGCTTACACCATAAATCAATTTGTGTTCATCATAAAACCGGAGCGAATCAATTTCCTGAATAAATTGGTTTAG
- the LOC109579801 gene encoding CCR4-NOT transcription complex subunit 3-like, with translation MRSFLILCSVVAAANAASLGYNYEANSGPALGGGLSGPSYGGPSYGGPALSVPSFGGQGLAGPSYSGPSAAGPSYSGPSAAGPSSFGGLAPSGPSYSAPAAAPAPVEVNKEFFTYTAPEHEFNDAGDAGDHANSLKKNLRVIFIKGPENSGLENAALQLAKSAGEERTAIYVLSKQADIGDLANKLQSLNHRNSQKPEVHFVKYRTPADAENAKQAIQSQYDGLGGNTSSHNGGVAPVLDFASKAPAPVAPAAQQYGAAPVGGAENAYLPPNKRV, from the exons ATGCGTTCCTTTTTG ATCCTGTGCTCCGTCGTCGCTGCCGCCAACGCAGCCAGTCTCGGCTACAACTATGAGGCCAACAGTGGTCCAGCGCTCGGTGGTGGTTTAAGTGGCCCAAGCTATGGAGGTCCCAGTTATGGTGGTCCAGCATTAAGTGTGCCCAGTTTTGGCGGACAAGGCCTTGCTGGTCCCAGCTATAGCGGCCCTTCGGCTGCTGGCCCCAGCTACAGTGGCCCTTCGGCTGCTGGCCCAAGCTCCTTCGGCGGTCTAGCTCCTTCTGGCCCTAGCTACAGCGCTCCCGCTGCTGCTCCCGCTCCCGTGGAGGTTAACAAGGAATTCTTCACCTACACTGCACCCGAACATGAGTTCAATGATGCTGGTGATGCCGGTGATCACGCCAACTCATTGAAGAAAAACTTGCGCGTTATCTTCATTAAGGGACCTGAGAACTCTGGACTCGAGAATGCTGCTTTGCAATTGGCTAAATCCGCCGGCGAAGAACGCACTGCCATCTATGTGCTGAGCAAACAAGCTGACATCGGTGATTTGGCCAACAAATTGCAATCACTCAACCACCGCAATTCCCAAAAGCCCGAAGTACATTTCGTCAAATACCGTACTCCAGCCGACGCTGAGAACGCCAAGCAAGCAATTCAATCGCAATACGATGGTTTGGGCGGTAATACTAGCAGCCACAATGGTGGTGTTGCACCTGTGTTGGACTTCGCCTCGAAGGCACCTGCACCAGTTGCACCAGCTGCTCAGCAATACGGTGCtgcaccagttggtggcgctgaAAATGCTTACTTGCCACCCAACAAGCGCGTGTAA